From Acidobacteriota bacterium, one genomic window encodes:
- a CDS encoding RHS domain-containing protein: protein MILDGSVQAQYNFDDAGRLTNIVSPADSTTIGFTYDNANRPETRTFPNGVTTTYTFDNMSRLRRLKDTSQTATLFDRQYEYNNASQIESVTEPGKIRNFTYDFVNRLTGMTSPTEPAETYDFDKVGNRTSSHRSANYGYESGQFNRVSSTDTAGYVYDQNGNIRMKAEGKELWRYQWDFDNRLVSASTRKQTVRYKYDALGRRIQRFIVGGKENTKFIHDGADVIADDNSGTLTKYINGPGVDNKLRIQTGGDVRYFIADHLGSTNALTDSSGNVTSAASYDSFGNATGNLATRYRFTGREYDDFTGLHYYRARWYDSNLGRFISEDPIGFAGGDVNLFGYVWNQPLKYRDPVGTTGEEVAIASGAVLLAGEGSGIVALLAAAAPPVAIAVGGAALIYGATYVGEYTANHPSNPFVNGPLNPFGSPRPVAPPVGTTPFPITPPIAPTTIPGQRCEPKPRSTPIDLIRPIPWPQDPPNDRDGCAEEISSCVQLCSKAESDPNMRNIWGGSNRACLEGCISERCKKGLKF, encoded by the coding sequence GGCCGGAAACGAGGACTTTTCCGAACGGCGTCACCACAACTTACACGTTCGACAATATGAGCCGGCTGAGGCGGCTGAAGGATACAAGCCAGACGGCGACGCTCTTTGACAGACAGTACGAATACAACAACGCAAGCCAGATCGAAAGCGTAACCGAACCGGGCAAGATCCGGAATTTCACTTACGATTTCGTCAATCGGCTGACGGGAATGACGAGTCCGACGGAACCGGCCGAAACCTATGATTTCGATAAGGTCGGCAACCGGACAAGCTCGCACCGGAGCGCGAACTACGGTTATGAGTCAGGCCAGTTCAATCGGGTAAGCTCAACCGATACAGCCGGTTACGTATACGATCAAAACGGCAATATCCGGATGAAGGCTGAGGGCAAAGAGCTCTGGCGCTATCAGTGGGATTTCGACAACCGGCTGGTTTCGGCATCGACCAGAAAGCAGACGGTGCGTTACAAATACGACGCTCTCGGACGCAGAATCCAGCGCTTCATCGTCGGCGGGAAGGAGAACACGAAGTTCATCCACGACGGCGCGGATGTCATCGCCGACGACAATTCGGGAACGCTGACGAAATACATCAACGGCCCGGGCGTCGACAACAAACTCCGGATTCAGACCGGCGGCGACGTCAGGTATTTCATCGCCGATCATCTCGGGTCAACAAACGCGCTGACTGACAGTTCCGGAAACGTCACGTCGGCGGCGTCGTATGATTCATTCGGCAACGCCACCGGCAACCTCGCGACCCGATACCGGTTCACCGGCCGCGAGTACGACGATTTCACGGGGCTTCATTACTACCGTGCGCGCTGGTACGATTCGAACCTCGGCAGATTTATTTCCGAAGACCCGATCGGATTTGCGGGCGGGGACGTGAATCTGTTTGGGTATGTTTGGAACCAGCCATTGAAGTATCGAGATCCCGTTGGAACAACCGGCGAAGAAGTCGCCATCGCGAGTGGTGCCGTTTTGCTTGCCGGCGAAGGTAGCGGAATCGTCGCACTTTTGGCGGCGGCGGCACCTCCTGTGGCAATTGCGGTCGGTGGCGCCGCATTGATCTACGGTGCAACATATGTGGGTGAATACACGGCCAATCACCCGTCCAATCCGTTTGTCAATGGACCGCTCAACCCTTTCGGGAGCCCGCGTCCCGTTGCACCGCCAGTAGGGACGACACCATTTCCGATCACACCGCCGATTGCTCCGACGACTATTCCCGGGCAAAGGTGCGAGCCGAAACCGCGATCAACGCCAATCGACCTCATCCGCCCGATCCCGTGGCCCCAAGATCCACCGAATGATCGGGATGGATGCGCCGAGGAAATTTCCTCTTGTGTTCAACTTTGTTCCAAAGCAGAATCTGACCCCAACATGCGAAACATTTGGGGTGGAAGCAACAGGGCTTGTCTAGAAGGCTGCATCTCTGAACGCTGCAAAAAAGGACTGAAATTTTAG
- a CDS encoding RHS repeat-associated core domain-containing protein, translating into MTNASGAVTSSASYDSFGNATGNLATRYKFTGREHDDFTGFHYYRARWYDGNLGRFISEDPIGFAGGDVNLYGYVGNGPLSATDPSGLIDPSVYQDPTMYSSGGFANPAEFADGLDNGLDGVEQSIGFDPIIGYMPIPVYNEGIRIQPVTALGVARGRHAPRRSRTRTGALL; encoded by the coding sequence TTGACGAATGCTTCCGGTGCCGTCACATCATCGGCTTCGTATGATTCCTTCGGCAACGCGACCGGGAATCTCGCGACGAGATACAAATTCACCGGCCGCGAGCACGATGATTTCACCGGATTCCACTACTACCGGGCCCGCTGGTACGACGGCAATCTCGGCCGATTCATCTCCGAAGACCCGATCGGCTTCGCCGGCGGCGATGTCAATTTGTATGGGTATGTCGGAAACGGGCCACTGAGCGCGACGGATCCGTCAGGATTGATCGATCCGAGCGTCTATCAGGATCCGACGATGTACAGCAGCGGAGGATTCGCGAATCCGGCTGAATTCGCCGACGGCCTTGATAACGGGCTTGATGGAGTTGAACAGTCAATCGGATTTGATCCGATCATCGGCTACATGCCGATCCCGGTCTACAATGAAGGCATTCGGATACAGCCTGTGACGGCACTCGGCGTCGCCCGGGGACGACATGCTCCGCGTCGGTCGCGGACTCGGACAGGCGCTTTATTGTGA